The following coding sequences are from one Delphinus delphis chromosome 17, mDelDel1.2, whole genome shotgun sequence window:
- the NRBP2 gene encoding nuclear receptor-binding protein 2 isoform X1 has translation MAAPEPVPRRGREREREDESEDESDILEESPCGRWQKRREQVNQGNMPGVQSTFLAMDTEEGVEVVWNELHFADRKAFSAHEEKIQLMFEQLVLVDHPNIVKLHKYWLDASEARARVIFITEYVSSGSLKQFLKKTKKNHKAMNARAWKRWCTQILSALSFLHACSPPIIHGNLTSDTIFIQHNGLIKIGSVWHRIFSNALPDDLRSPIRVEREEPRNLHFFPPEYGEVADGTAVDIFSFGMCALEMAVLEIQANGDTRVTEEAIARARHSLSDPNMREFILSCLARDPARRPSAHSLLFHRVLFEVHSLKLLAAHCFIQHQYLMPENVVEEKTKATDPHTVLAEIPRPPRPPLQWRYSEVSCLELDKFLEDVRNGIYPLMNFAAARPLGLPRVLAPPPEEVPKAKTPTPEPFDSETRKVIQMQCNLERSEDQARWHLTLLLVLEDRLHRQLTYDLLPTDSAQDLAAELVHYGFVHEDDRPKLAAFLDSTFLKYRGAQP, from the exons ATGGCGGCCCCGGAGCCGGTGCCGAGGCGGGGCCGGGAGCGGGAGCGGGAGGACGAGAGTGAGGACGAGAGCGACATCCTGGAAGAGAGCCCGTGCGGCCGCTGGCAGAAGCGGCGGGAGCAG gTGAACCAGGGGAACATGCCCGGCGTCCAGAGCACCTTCCTGGCCATGGACAcggaggagggggtggaggtggtgtgGAACGAGCTGCACTTCGCTGACAGGAAGGCCTTTTCGGCCCACGAG gagaAGATCCAGCTCATGTTTGAGCAGCTGGTGCTGGTGGACCACCCCAACATCGTCAAGCTGCACAAGTACTGGCTGGACGCCTCGGAGGCCCGAGCACGG GTCATCTTCATCACGGAGTACGTGTCATCGGGCAGCCTcaagcagttcctcaaaaagacCAAGAAGAACCACAAGGCCATGAACGCCAGG GCCTGGAAGCGCTGGTGCACGCAGATCCTGTCGGCGCTCAG ctttCTGCACGCCTGCAGTCCCCCCATCATCCACGGGAACCTGACCAGCGACACCATCTTCATACAGCACAACGGCCTCATCAAGATCGGCTCTG TGTGGCACCGGATCTTCTCCAATG CGCTCCCAGACGATCTTCGAAGCCCCATCCGTGTTGAGCGGGAGGAACCTCGGAACCTGCACTTCTTCCCGCCAGAGTACGGAG AAGTTGCCGATGGCACTGCCGTGGACATCTTCTCTTTTGGGATGTGTGCGCTGGAG ATGGCTGTGCTGGAGATCCAGGCCAACGGGGACACCCGGGTCACAGAGGAGGCCATCGCTCGCGCCAGGCATTCTCTGAGTGACCCTAACATGCGG GAGTTCATCCTCTCCTGCCTGGCCCGGGACCCTGCCCGCCGGCCCTCCGCCCACAGCCTCCTCTTCCACCGTGTGCTGTTTGAGGTGCACTCGCTGAAGCTCCTGGCCGCTCACTGCTTCATCCAGCACCAGT ACCTCATGCCTGAGAACGTGGTGGAGGAAAAGACCAAGGCGACGGACCCGCACACGGTCCTGGCAGAGATCCCCCGGCCGCCCCGGCCCCCGTTGCAGTGGCG GTACTCAGAGGTCTCCTGCTTGGAGCTTGACAAGTTCCTGGAGGATGTCAG AAATGGGATCTACCCACTGATGAACTTCGCTGCTGCTCGGCCCCTGGGGCTGCCCCGTGTGCTGGCCCCACCCCCCGAGGAAGTCCCAAAGGCTAAGACCCCGACGCCAGAACCCTTTGACTCAGAGACCAGAAAG gtgATCCAGATGCAGTGTAACCTGGAGAGAAGCGAGGACCAGGCGCGCTGGCAT CTCACTCTGCTCCTGGTGCTGGAGGACAGGCTGCACCGGCAGCTCACCTACGACCTGCTCCCAA CCGACAGTGCCCAGGACCTGGCCGCCGAGCTGGTGCACTATGGCTTCGTCCACGAG GACGATCGGCCGAAGCTGGCCGCCTTCCTAGACAGCACCTTCCTCAAGTACCGCGGAGCTCAGCCGTGA
- the NRBP2 gene encoding nuclear receptor-binding protein 2 isoform X2, giving the protein MAAPEPVPRRGREREREDESEDESDILEESPCGRWQKRREQVNQGNMPGVQSTFLAMDTEEGVEVVWNELHFADRKAFSAHEEKIQLMFEQLVLVDHPNIVKLHKYWLDASEARARVIFITEYVSSGSLKQFLKKTKKNHKAMNARAWKRWCTQILSALSFLHACSPPIIHGNLTSDTIFIQHNGLIKIGSVWHRIFSNALPDDLRSPIRVEREEPRNLHFFPPEYGEVADGTAVDIFSFGMCALEMAVLEIQANGDTRVTEEAIARARHSLSDPNMREFILSCLARDPARRPSAHSLLFHRVLFEVHSLKLLAAHCFIQHQYLMPENVVEEKTKATDPHTVLAEIPRPPRPPLQWRYSEVSCLELDKFLEDVRNGIYPLMNFAAARPLGLPRVLAPPPEEVPKAKTPTPEPFDSETRKVIQMQCNLERSEDQARWHLTLLLVLEDRLHRQLTYDLLPTDSAQDLAAELVHYGFVHEVRTIGRSWPPS; this is encoded by the exons ATGGCGGCCCCGGAGCCGGTGCCGAGGCGGGGCCGGGAGCGGGAGCGGGAGGACGAGAGTGAGGACGAGAGCGACATCCTGGAAGAGAGCCCGTGCGGCCGCTGGCAGAAGCGGCGGGAGCAG gTGAACCAGGGGAACATGCCCGGCGTCCAGAGCACCTTCCTGGCCATGGACAcggaggagggggtggaggtggtgtgGAACGAGCTGCACTTCGCTGACAGGAAGGCCTTTTCGGCCCACGAG gagaAGATCCAGCTCATGTTTGAGCAGCTGGTGCTGGTGGACCACCCCAACATCGTCAAGCTGCACAAGTACTGGCTGGACGCCTCGGAGGCCCGAGCACGG GTCATCTTCATCACGGAGTACGTGTCATCGGGCAGCCTcaagcagttcctcaaaaagacCAAGAAGAACCACAAGGCCATGAACGCCAGG GCCTGGAAGCGCTGGTGCACGCAGATCCTGTCGGCGCTCAG ctttCTGCACGCCTGCAGTCCCCCCATCATCCACGGGAACCTGACCAGCGACACCATCTTCATACAGCACAACGGCCTCATCAAGATCGGCTCTG TGTGGCACCGGATCTTCTCCAATG CGCTCCCAGACGATCTTCGAAGCCCCATCCGTGTTGAGCGGGAGGAACCTCGGAACCTGCACTTCTTCCCGCCAGAGTACGGAG AAGTTGCCGATGGCACTGCCGTGGACATCTTCTCTTTTGGGATGTGTGCGCTGGAG ATGGCTGTGCTGGAGATCCAGGCCAACGGGGACACCCGGGTCACAGAGGAGGCCATCGCTCGCGCCAGGCATTCTCTGAGTGACCCTAACATGCGG GAGTTCATCCTCTCCTGCCTGGCCCGGGACCCTGCCCGCCGGCCCTCCGCCCACAGCCTCCTCTTCCACCGTGTGCTGTTTGAGGTGCACTCGCTGAAGCTCCTGGCCGCTCACTGCTTCATCCAGCACCAGT ACCTCATGCCTGAGAACGTGGTGGAGGAAAAGACCAAGGCGACGGACCCGCACACGGTCCTGGCAGAGATCCCCCGGCCGCCCCGGCCCCCGTTGCAGTGGCG GTACTCAGAGGTCTCCTGCTTGGAGCTTGACAAGTTCCTGGAGGATGTCAG AAATGGGATCTACCCACTGATGAACTTCGCTGCTGCTCGGCCCCTGGGGCTGCCCCGTGTGCTGGCCCCACCCCCCGAGGAAGTCCCAAAGGCTAAGACCCCGACGCCAGAACCCTTTGACTCAGAGACCAGAAAG gtgATCCAGATGCAGTGTAACCTGGAGAGAAGCGAGGACCAGGCGCGCTGGCAT CTCACTCTGCTCCTGGTGCTGGAGGACAGGCTGCACCGGCAGCTCACCTACGACCTGCTCCCAA CCGACAGTGCCCAGGACCTGGCCGCCGAGCTGGTGCACTATGGCTTCGTCCACGAGGTGAG GACGATCGGCCGAAGCTGGCCGCCTTCCTAG